The sequence below is a genomic window from Draconibacterium halophilum.
CTCTGAGACCTTTAATGTTTGTTAAAAAGCAGAGTAGTCAAGGCATACAGACTACATTTACACGTCCAAAGGCAATACTGACAATGCTTTAAAACAATCAACTTCAATATTCTAAAATTCTGTACCGATAAACTAGCTAATAATTTAAAACCATTTTAATTAAAATTTGAGGCTTTCGAGCTGTTTTCAGGCCTATTTACTTGTCTTTCATTACCGAAAACTGAGCGATCCATCGCTTTTGCATTGCCGAAAGCTGCCAAAAACCAGGTAAATAAAATGGATGCTTTTTTAAACGAATGAGCGTGTTAAATACTCAATCACTATTACGGACTTTAGGCCACGTCAGAGCGTTTATATAAACGAGTTGAATTACCCCTGATTGTTGGGTTTAGATAATTTTATTACCTTCATCCTCGGATTTCAAACCAAATCTAACCAAATTAATTTTGAGAACCGATTCGTTTACAAACGAGTCGGTTTTTTTATGGCCTTAACAACACTAATTATTTATATAAAAAAAGAGGAACCATTCCTGATTCCTCTTTTGATAATATGCTTGTTTTATTACTAAGCTTGAGCTGTAGGCCCACCAAAATTCATTGGTGGCAAATTTTCAGAACCCGGTTTAACATTCTTAATTGGGCCATGCTGAGCTTCAAATTTAGCTACGTTATCTTGCAAAGCCATTAATAAACGTTTGGCATGTTCCGGTGTAAGAATAATTCTTGATTTTACATTCGCTTTTGGAATTCCGGGCATAATCCGGACAAAATCAACTACAAATTCGGAAGTTGAGTGAGTGATAACTGCCAGGTTCGAATAAGTTCCCTGCGCTACATCCTCATTCAATTCAATGTTTATCTGTTGCGATTTTTGCTTTTTATCTTCCATGATAATCTTTTTTAGCTATCATCCGAATGTCTCATATCAACTAACCTGTCGTACTCTGATTTAGAGCCAACAACCAGGTTTTTGTATTCTTTCAGTCCGGTACCTGCCGGAATCAGGTGACCACAAATTACGTTCTCTTTCAACCCGTCAAGATAATCCATCTTACCATTGATAGCCGCTTCGTTAAGAACTTTTGTTGTTTCCTGGAAAGATGCTGCAGACAACCAGCTTCGTGTTTGCAACGATGCTTTTGTAATACCTTGAAGGATCTGGCTTGATGTTGCAGGGATTGCATCCCTCGATTCAATCAAGGCCTTATCTTTTCTTCTAAGTCCTGAATTCTCATCTCTCAAACGGCGTGCAGAAATAATCTGTCCGGCTTTTAGGCCTTCAGCATCTCCCGGTTCAACAACAACTTTTTTGTTGTAGATCCAGTCGTTTTCAGACATGAATTCGTTTTTGTCTACTATTTGCTTTTCAAGGAAACGAGTATCACCCGGATCAACGATTTCAACTTTACGCATCATCTGACGGATGATAATCTCGAAGTGCTTATCGTTAATTTTTACCCCCTGCATACGGTACACATCCTGAACTTCATTCAAAATGTATTCCTGAACAGCAGTTGGCCCTTTAATTGCAAGAATATCAGAAGGAGTAGTTGCTCCATCAGATAAAGAGATACCTGCCCTAATGTAATCGTTCTCCTGCACAAGGATCTGTTTCGACAGCGGTACAAGATATTTCTTCACATCGCCGTTTTTGGTTGTAACAATGATCTCGCGATTACCACGTTTGATCTTACCCAGTGAAATTTCACCGTCAACCTCTGAAACAACTGCAGGATTCGATGGGTTACGCGCTTCGAATAATTCGGTAACACGTGGCAGACCACCCGTGATATCGCCAGCTTTACCGGCTGCACGAGGAATCTTAACCAGAATCTTACCTGCTTTAACTTCTTCTCCATTATCAACAGAGATGTGACACCAACCGGAAGGTTGTACGAGCGGATCATTTCTCCGGCATCGTCCATAATCTTCAATGTTGGGTTTTTGGTCTTATCTTTTGTTTCGATAATTACACGCTCGCTGTAACCGGTTTGTTCATCCGACTCCTGACGGAAAGTAATCCCGTCGATCAGATTCTCAAACTCAACTTTACCATCGAATTCGGTAATAATAACACCGTTAAATGGATCCCAATCACAAATCATTGCTCCTTTTCGGATTTCCTGACCGTTCTTCACATAAAGCTTACAACCGTATGGAAGAGGATGTGTTGAAAGTGGGATATTGGTGTTTTTATCGATAATCTTTAATTCGGCCAAACGACTTACAACAACTTCAACATCTTGTCCTTCATCGTCTTTGTATGATACAGAACGAAGTTCTTCAATCTCACAGTATCCATCGTATTTCGATTCAACTGTTGATTGAGCCGAGATGTTACCTGCAATACCCCCTACGTGGAAGGTACGAAGTGTTAACTGTGTACCCGGCTCACCGATCGATTGTGCTGCAATAACGCCTGTAGC
It includes:
- a CDS encoding DUF3467 domain-containing protein, translated to MEDKKQKSQQINIELNEDVAQGTYSNLAVITHSTSEFVVDFVRIMPGIPKANVKSRIILTPEHAKRLLMALQDNVAKFEAQHGPIKNVKPGSENLPPMNFGGPTAQA